A region from the Vicia villosa cultivar HV-30 ecotype Madison, WI linkage group LG3, Vvil1.0, whole genome shotgun sequence genome encodes:
- the LOC131659201 gene encoding uncharacterized protein LOC131659201: protein MEWCNQSTSIKYLFKYISKGYNRITASVSTNDNEPVDEIKHYLDCRYISPCEACWRINSFHIHGRRPAVECMFYHLVGEKAVYYTDRGRMENVLENASVTDSMFTGWLSANSKYPEAQSLTYGQFVSKLFTTKEKGRGGPAKRDSPLGD, encoded by the coding sequence ATGGAATGGTGTAACCAGAGCACTTCGATcaaatatcttttcaaatacaTTAGCAAAGGCTATAACAGAATAACAGCTTCGGTGTCAACAAACGACAACGAACCGGTTGATGAAATAAAACATTACTTAGATTGCAGATATATCTCACCATGTGAAGCATGCTGGAGAATTAACTCCTTTCACATTCATGGTAGAAGACCGGCAGTTGAGTGTATGTTTTACCACCTGGTAGGCGAAAAGGCTGTTTACTACACTGATCGCGGTCGCATGGAAAATGTTTTGGAGAATGCAAGTGTTACTGATTCCATGTTTACTGGTTGGCTATCTGCAAACTCAAAGTATCCTGAGGCACAATCACTCACTTATGGTCAATTTGTATCTAAATTGTTTACCACAAAAGAGAAAGGGAGAGGAGGCCCCGCAAAAAGGGATTCACCATTGGGAGATTGA
- the LOC131659202 gene encoding uncharacterized protein LOC131659202, with the protein MRDYYSSNSVDKSEINDDTVVNILTPEFLSSLCTSGLPTHHLKLKVGTPIMLMRNIDQSEGLCNGTRLIVTKLGTHVIEASIIAGKNCGNQVYIPRMDMSPSQSPWSFKLNRRQFPIIVSYSMTINKSQGQSLDNVGLYLPRDVFTHGQIYVALSRVTTKQGIKILIHDQHAKVKTTTTNVVYKEIFNHI; encoded by the coding sequence ATGCGGGATTACTACAGCTCCAATTCTGTTGATAAGTCTGAAATCAATGACGACACGGTGGTAAATATCCTAACTCCAGAATTTCTCAGTTCGCTCTGTACATCTGGTTTGCCTACCCATCATTTAAAGTTAAAGGTTGGAACACCAATTATGCTCATGAGGAATATTGATCAGTCGGAAGGACTATGTAATGGAACAAGGTTGATAGTAACAAAATTGGGGACGCATGTTATTGAAGCTTCAATAATAGCTGGAAAGAACTGTGGCAATCAGGTTTACATCCCACGAATGGATATGTCACCTTCACAATCACCATGGTCGTTCAagctcaacagaagacagttcccCATTATAGTGTCATATTCCATGACAATTAATAAATCCCAAGGACAGTCTTTGGATAATGTTGGTCTATACCTACCAAGGGATGTTTTTACACATGGACAAATATATGTTGCACTATCAAGAGTGACAACAAAACAaggaatcaaaatattaatacaTGATCAACATGCAAAAGTTAAAACAACAACTACAAATGTAGTTTACAAGGAGATCTTCAACCATATATAA